The Microterricola viridarii nucleotide sequence GATCGCGAGCAGGCGGATGACCTCCTCGTCGCGTCCCTTCATCTGCCAGGCCTGCGCCCAGCTGAGGAAGAAGCGCTGAGCGCCGGTCAGGCCGTCGATGACGGGCGGCTCCGCGCCGTCGAGCGAGATCAGGTAGGCCTTCCAGGCGATGGCGAGCCCGCCGAGGTCGCCGATGTTCTCGCCGATGGTGAGGGCGCCGTTGACGTGGTGGTCCGGCACCTGGGCGGGCGCGAGGGCGTCGTACTGGGCGATGAGGGAGGCCGTGCGCTGCTCGAACGCGGCCCGGTCGGCCTCCGTCCACCAGTCGGTGAGGCGTCCGTCGCCGTCGTACTTGGAGCCCTGGTCGTCGAAGCCGTGCCCGATCTCGTGGCCGATCACGGCGCCGATCGCGCCGTAGTTGGCCGCGGCGTCCCTGTCCTCGTCGAAGAACGGCGGCTGCAGGATGGCGGCCGGGAAGACGATCTCGTTGAAGCCGGGGTTGTAATAGGCGTTGATCGTCTGCGGGGTCATGAACCACTCGTCGCGGTCGATCGGCTTGCCGATCTTGCCCAGCTCGCGGTTGAACTCGAACTCGCTGACCGCGCGCACGTTGCCGATCAGGTCGGTCGGGTCGATGCTGAGCGCCGAGTAGTCGCGCCACTTCACCGGGTAGCCGATCTTCGGCGTGAACTTGTCGAGCTTGTCGAGGGCCCGCTCGCGGGTCTCCGCGCTCATCCAGTCCAGCGTGGTGATCGACTGCCGGTAGGCCTCGACGAGGTTGGCGACCAGGCCGTCCATCGCGGTCTTCGCCGACTCGGGGAAGTGCTTGTCGACGTAGATGTGGCCGACGGCCTCGCCGAGCGCGCCCTCGACGAGGGAGACGCCGCGCTTCCAGCGCTCGCGCATCTCGGGGGTGCCGGTGAGGGTGCGGCCGTAGAAGTCGAAGTTCGCCTCGACGATCTCGGCGGTCAGGTAGGCGGCCGCGCCGCGGATCACCTGCCAGGACATCCAGTCGCGCCACTCGTCGAGGCGCTCCTCGACGAGCAGCTCGCTGAGCCCGCCGGTGAAGCTC carries:
- a CDS encoding M13 family metallopeptidase — protein: MTAATTASGIVLDELDPGVRPQDDLFRHVNGKWIARTEIPSDKARYGSFYVLHEEAEKAVRDIINESQGAPADTEARKIGDLFASFMDEERIEHLGVAPIAGQLAVAASVSSIPQFLAALGELERAGVSGFYQLFVDNDPGDPERYLVFAEQGGIGLPDESYFREEKFADIRTAYLAHLERMFRLAGLSEPAERAERVFALETAIAGRHWDNVASRDSEKTYNLMSWADAASLVQADLAIWRDAMGAPTGVFNELVLRQPSFTGGLSELLVEERLDEWRDWMSWQVIRGAAAYLTAEIVEANFDFYGRTLTGTPEMRERWKRGVSLVEGALGEAVGHIYVDKHFPESAKTAMDGLVANLVEAYRQSITTLDWMSAETRERALDKLDKFTPKIGYPVKWRDYSALSIDPTDLIGNVRAVSEFEFNRELGKIGKPIDRDEWFMTPQTINAYYNPGFNEIVFPAAILQPPFFDEDRDAAANYGAIGAVIGHEIGHGFDDQGSKYDGDGRLTDWWTEADRAAFEQRTASLIAQYDALAPAQVPDHHVNGALTIGENIGDLGGLAIAWKAYLISLDGAEPPVIDGLTGAQRFFLSWAQAWQMKGRDEEVIRLLAIDPHSPNEFRCNQIVRNIDEFYSAFDVTEADAAWLPPEERVTIW